Part of the Methanobacterium sp. genome, GTATCCTTTTTTTTGATCTGGTTAACTTCAGCAACATCCAGAGTTTTAATCTGCACAATACATTTTTCAATATTTCCTTCAGGGATTACGTAGATGTAAGGTTTGAAATTCCTATCTAAAGCAATTATGGACTGTTCTTCTCCTCCAGTTTCTTTTCCAAAGAGCCTTACCACTGGAAGACCGTTATCTGTAACGTAATCAATGTCTAAAAGGACAAATCTTTTTGTTTCCATGGAACTTTATTTATAATACAAGTAGTATATAACTTTTGTAATCAATAATAAGCTGTTTTAGAGCTTTTTCATTAAATAAACTAATTCAACCTTTAAATAAAGTTTAAAAATAGCTATGGTCTTAACCAAAAAAATAAAATAATTCAATTTTTTTTAACCTTGTTTACTGGGCTTTACCCTCGGCACAGAAGTATCCGCCGGGTTCCCCTGACTCTAAATTGTTTTCTTTAAAGATGTCGCATTTGGGGCACTGACACATTTCTTCAAAGTTAAGATCTTCACATGTAGCTTTTCCTGTTGCACAGTAAAGTCCAGGAACATTTTCTGGATGAGATATTATTTCCTGTTCTACAGCGGCTGCTGTTTCTGGTGGGTCAGACGCCATTGTTTTTTGTAATGTTTCTAATTTATCCATTGCACAGCTGCTTTGAGCTTGAACTGGGCATCCTGGACATTTACATTTTCCTATATTTTCCATGTTAAATTCTATATCTACCATAATCCATCTCCTCCATGTAACAATAAGTGTCTCATTAGTAATATAATTGTGGATTGATTTATGTGGAGTTACTAAAATTTTAAAATAGAAAAATCTTAAATACAATCGTTTGCAATTAGTATATTAGAGATGGTCTTAAAATCAAAAATCTAAATAAAAAGAAGTCCAAACAGAGCTTTCAAACACGTAGTGTTTGATGCTTGCGAAACCTTCAAATTTCTGCGAATTTTCGATGGTTTCATGTTCGATGGCTTTAACCAGAAATAGATATTCTGTAAAATATTGGGTCATGGGACAGCCTTATTAAATCCATAGAAATAGGAAGCAAAAAATGGAGTTTAAAAAGCTGGATACCAGCAAACATGACTTAAATAAAGTATCAATGTTAATCTATGAGACTGAACTGGAACTGGTCCAATCTCTTTTTGGAAAAAATCAAAAAAAAGCTCAAAAAAATATAAAGAAGCTTATTTATACACACAAGAACTCTTTTAGTCATGATAAAATATATGTGGTAACTGGAGAAAAAGAAGAAGTACTGGGAATATTAGTATCCTATTTAGGTGATGAAATTAAGGTAAGCGAGGATATAAAAGCATTTTTAAAAGCAATGGGGATTATTGAATTTTTAAAACTTGCTTTAATAGGGTTGATACTCTATAAATTGTTATTTACAGATAAAAAACATGATGATTATTATTTAAGTAATATATCTGTTGATAAAAACCACAGGGATAAAGGGATTGGGTCTTTCATACTTGAAAAATCTTTTGAGCTTGCAAGGGAGAAAAACGCATCTCGAGTAGTTCTTGATGTAAGTCTTGGCAATGAAAGAGCTTTAAGGCTATATGAAAGATTTGGGTTTAGAGTTTATGATAAAAAGAGCATAAAATGGTTCGGTGAAGAAATAGGAACATTTAGCATGGAGAAAATACTTTAAAACCGGTCATTATTCCTGTATTCTGCACTCATCTTATTTTTTTTATTTGCAGTTACCTCATGAATAAACAGGACTTAAATTTAAAAAAGAAGGTGTTAATTATGAGTTTGTACTCTAAGGAAACTGGCGAAGGAAACAGGGAAACAATAATATTCCTTCATGGTGGGGGAGTTGCTGGATGGATGTGGGATGAGCAATTAGAAGCCTTCAATGATTACCATTGCATTGTCCCTGATCTTCCAGAGCACGGACAAAGTGTGGAAGTGAAGCCGTTCACCATAAAAGGCACCGCAGAAATGGTAATTGATATTATCCAGAATAGGGCTCATGGTGGAAAGGCACATCTTGTAGGAATATCTCTGGGTGCTCAAATCATTGTTCAGATTCTGAGTATGGCTCCTGAAGTTGTAGATCACGCATTAATTAGCGGAACACTTGTTCGAAGCATTCCCCACACCGATACATTTTTAAAACTTCTAAATTACTTAATTAAGGCATATGAACCTGTAAAAGACACTGATTTTTTTATAAAAGCCAGTATGAGAATGTATAACATGCCAAAAAGCCTTTTTAATAATTTCAAGGAAGCTACACGATTTATAAAACAGGATTCATTAAATAGAATCCTTAAAGAAAACATGCTTTTTAAAATGCCTGATGGCATTGAAAAGGCCAGTGTGCCTGTGCTTGTGATGACCGGCCAGAAAGATTATAAAATCATAAAAGAATCTGCAGAGGATCTCCTGAATGTCCTCCCAAATTCAAAAGGAGCCGTGGCTTTGAAGGTGGGGCATATATGGAATATAGAAAATCCAGAACTTTTTAACAGTGTGTTAAGGGCATGGATAACTGATAATGAATTTCCTGAAAATCTTAATTTAAAAAGCTTCTATTGCCCGTATTAATCTGTTTGCAGCATTTTTAAGTTCAGGACTAACATCTGGCCGCTTTTTTATTTTTAAGGCCATATTAAGAACTTTTGGCACATCTTCAGGAGATATGTTCTGTGCCATTTGCATATATGACTCGTCAGGCTTATCCTCCTCAAAATCTATTTTTTCTTTTTCCATTTCCTTTAAAAGTACCTGACAAGCACCCATTCCCTGAGAGGCAATTTCTTTATCTTTACATTTTTTCATCAGTTTCAAAGCATTTTCATCCATCTGCATTATTATCACCAGTTTAATATATGATCTTATGACTTAAATTTATTACGAATTAAAACCAAAATATGACTATGCAGATGAAATTTGAAGTTATTGCCTTAAAAAACAAAAAACTG contains:
- a CDS encoding GNAT family N-acetyltransferase; protein product: MEFKKLDTSKHDLNKVSMLIYETELELVQSLFGKNQKKAQKNIKKLIYTHKNSFSHDKIYVVTGEKEEVLGILVSYLGDEIKVSEDIKAFLKAMGIIEFLKLALIGLILYKLLFTDKKHDDYYLSNISVDKNHRDKGIGSFILEKSFELAREKNASRVVLDVSLGNERALRLYERFGFRVYDKKSIKWFGEEIGTFSMEKIL
- a CDS encoding DUF2769 domain-containing protein, with product MVDIEFNMENIGKCKCPGCPVQAQSSCAMDKLETLQKTMASDPPETAAAVEQEIISHPENVPGLYCATGKATCEDLNFEEMCQCPKCDIFKENNLESGEPGGYFCAEGKAQ
- a CDS encoding alpha/beta hydrolase — encoded protein: MSLYSKETGEGNRETIIFLHGGGVAGWMWDEQLEAFNDYHCIVPDLPEHGQSVEVKPFTIKGTAEMVIDIIQNRAHGGKAHLVGISLGAQIIVQILSMAPEVVDHALISGTLVRSIPHTDTFLKLLNYLIKAYEPVKDTDFFIKASMRMYNMPKSLFNNFKEATRFIKQDSLNRILKENMLFKMPDGIEKASVPVLVMTGQKDYKIIKESAEDLLNVLPNSKGAVALKVGHIWNIENPELFNSVLRAWITDNEFPENLNLKSFYCPY